In a genomic window of Zootoca vivipara chromosome 5, rZooViv1.1, whole genome shotgun sequence:
- the SLC16A12 gene encoding monocarboxylate transporter 12 isoform X2 yields MFCAPLGSLISNHLSCQVGIILGGLLASAGLILSSFATSLEHLYLSLGILTGLGFALSYSPAIAMVGNYFNKRKALAYGMAMSGSGIGTFILAPVVQLLIEQFSWRGALLILGGFVLNLCVCGALMRPVAGKEDRKSVPDFPEQEFGPEAQKQDLTQWSVCSPLIKVWSHKYLCQCSWQEYHFLLRPDFVVLAVSILFMAYGCSPLFVYLVPYALRVGMSHQQAAFLMSILGVVDIIGNITFGWLTDRRCLKKYRYVCYFFAVGMDGLCCLFLPVLQSFPLLVPFSFTFGYFDGAYITLLPVVTADVVGTASLSSALGVVYFLHAIPYLISPPVAGWLVDTTGNYMASFLLCGFSMIFSSMLLCCARLAKKAKRTPLRPGAKQPSWTNGAIAYSVTRELDHRGVELLASEANSYSKR; encoded by the exons ATGTTTTGTG ctCCGCTGGGGAGTTTAATCAGCAACCACCTCTCCTGCCAAGTGGGCATCATTCTGGGAGGACTTCTTGCATCTGCTGGACTTATCCTGAGCTCCTTTGCCACAAGCCTAGAACATCTTTACCTTTCCTTAGGAATTCTTACAG GCCTGGGATTTGCACTTTCTTATTCACCAGCCATAGCCATGGTGGGCAACTATTTCAACAAGAGGAAAGCCCTGGCTTATGGGATGGCCATGTCGGGCAGCGGAATTGGCACCTTTATACTCGCCCCGGTGGTCCAGCTCCTAATTGAACAGTTTTCCTGGCGGGGAGCCTTGCTCATCCTGGGAGGTTTCGTTTTAAACCTCTGCGTCTGCGGTGCCTTGATGAGACCGGTTGCAGGCAAAGAGGACCGTAAGAGCGTGCCCGACTTCCCAGAGCAGGAGTTTGGGCCGGAAGCACAGAAGCAGGACTTGACGCAGTGGTCGGTCTGCTCCCCTCTGATCAAAGTCTGGTCCCACAAATACCTGTGCCAATGCTCGTGGCAGGAGTACCACTTTCTGCTGAGGCCGGACTTTGTGGTGCTCGCGGTGTCCATCTTGTTCATGGCTTACGGCTGCAGCCCCCTCTTCGTTTACCTGGTGCCTTATGCCTTAAGGGTCGGGATGAGTCATCAGCAGGCAGCCTTCCTCATGTCCATCCTTGGGGTTGTCGACATCATCGGCAACATCACTTTTGGATGGCTGACAGATAGACG GTGTTTGAAGAAGTATCGTTACGTTTGCTACTTCTTTGCGGTGGGGATGGATGGCCTGTGCTGCCTTTTCCTTCCGGTGCTCCAGAGCTTTCCGCTCCTTGTGCCTTTCTCCTTCACCTTCGGGTATTTCGACGGAGCCTACATCACGCTTCTCCCAGTGGTGACCGCGGACGTGGTGGGCACGGCTTCCTTGTCATCCGCCCTCGGGGTGGTGTACTTCCTTCACGCCATACCCTACCTGATCAGCCCACCTGTTGCAG GTTGGCTTGTGGACACAACTGGCAACTACATGGCCTCGTTTCTGCTGTGTGGGTTTTCCATGATATTCAGCTCGATGCTACTGTGTTGCGCAAGATTAGCCAAGAAGGCGAAACGGACTCCCTTGAGGCCTGGGGCCAAGCAACCAAGCTGGACAAATGGAGCCATTGCCTATTCTGTAACTAGAGAATTAGATCACAGAGGTGTGGAGCTGCTGGCCAGTGAGGCAAACAGCTATAGCAAAAGATGA
- the SLC16A12 gene encoding monocarboxylate transporter 12 isoform X1 produces MHTLPVNWQVLQSDSGQKGRLPIPAMAAPRKGLSASPPDGGWGWMIVIGCFLVTICTRAVTRCISIFFVEFQTYFAQDYARTAWIHSIVDCATMFCAPLGSLISNHLSCQVGIILGGLLASAGLILSSFATSLEHLYLSLGILTGLGFALSYSPAIAMVGNYFNKRKALAYGMAMSGSGIGTFILAPVVQLLIEQFSWRGALLILGGFVLNLCVCGALMRPVAGKEDRKSVPDFPEQEFGPEAQKQDLTQWSVCSPLIKVWSHKYLCQCSWQEYHFLLRPDFVVLAVSILFMAYGCSPLFVYLVPYALRVGMSHQQAAFLMSILGVVDIIGNITFGWLTDRRCLKKYRYVCYFFAVGMDGLCCLFLPVLQSFPLLVPFSFTFGYFDGAYITLLPVVTADVVGTASLSSALGVVYFLHAIPYLISPPVAGWLVDTTGNYMASFLLCGFSMIFSSMLLCCARLAKKAKRTPLRPGAKQPSWTNGAIAYSVTRELDHRGVELLASEANSYSKR; encoded by the exons ATGCATACCTTGCCTGTCAACTGGCAGGTCTTGCAGAGTGACTCTGGACAGAAAGGAAGACTCCCTATCCCAGCCATGGCTGCACCAAGGAAAGGTTTAAGTGCCTCCCCTCCCGATGGTGGCTGGGGGTGGATGATTGTGATCGGCTGCTTCCTTGTTACTATCTGCACGAGAGCGGTAACAAG GTGCATCTCAATTTTTTTTGTGGAGTTCCAGACTTACTTTGCTCAAGATTATGCCCGGACAGCTTGGATCCATTCCATAGTAGACTGTGCTACAATGTTTTGTG ctCCGCTGGGGAGTTTAATCAGCAACCACCTCTCCTGCCAAGTGGGCATCATTCTGGGAGGACTTCTTGCATCTGCTGGACTTATCCTGAGCTCCTTTGCCACAAGCCTAGAACATCTTTACCTTTCCTTAGGAATTCTTACAG GCCTGGGATTTGCACTTTCTTATTCACCAGCCATAGCCATGGTGGGCAACTATTTCAACAAGAGGAAAGCCCTGGCTTATGGGATGGCCATGTCGGGCAGCGGAATTGGCACCTTTATACTCGCCCCGGTGGTCCAGCTCCTAATTGAACAGTTTTCCTGGCGGGGAGCCTTGCTCATCCTGGGAGGTTTCGTTTTAAACCTCTGCGTCTGCGGTGCCTTGATGAGACCGGTTGCAGGCAAAGAGGACCGTAAGAGCGTGCCCGACTTCCCAGAGCAGGAGTTTGGGCCGGAAGCACAGAAGCAGGACTTGACGCAGTGGTCGGTCTGCTCCCCTCTGATCAAAGTCTGGTCCCACAAATACCTGTGCCAATGCTCGTGGCAGGAGTACCACTTTCTGCTGAGGCCGGACTTTGTGGTGCTCGCGGTGTCCATCTTGTTCATGGCTTACGGCTGCAGCCCCCTCTTCGTTTACCTGGTGCCTTATGCCTTAAGGGTCGGGATGAGTCATCAGCAGGCAGCCTTCCTCATGTCCATCCTTGGGGTTGTCGACATCATCGGCAACATCACTTTTGGATGGCTGACAGATAGACG GTGTTTGAAGAAGTATCGTTACGTTTGCTACTTCTTTGCGGTGGGGATGGATGGCCTGTGCTGCCTTTTCCTTCCGGTGCTCCAGAGCTTTCCGCTCCTTGTGCCTTTCTCCTTCACCTTCGGGTATTTCGACGGAGCCTACATCACGCTTCTCCCAGTGGTGACCGCGGACGTGGTGGGCACGGCTTCCTTGTCATCCGCCCTCGGGGTGGTGTACTTCCTTCACGCCATACCCTACCTGATCAGCCCACCTGTTGCAG GTTGGCTTGTGGACACAACTGGCAACTACATGGCCTCGTTTCTGCTGTGTGGGTTTTCCATGATATTCAGCTCGATGCTACTGTGTTGCGCAAGATTAGCCAAGAAGGCGAAACGGACTCCCTTGAGGCCTGGGGCCAAGCAACCAAGCTGGACAAATGGAGCCATTGCCTATTCTGTAACTAGAGAATTAGATCACAGAGGTGTGGAGCTGCTGGCCAGTGAGGCAAACAGCTATAGCAAAAGATGA